The Leptospira terpstrae serovar Hualin str. LT 11-33 = ATCC 700639 nucleotide sequence TCCATAAAATGATGTCTGTCACCTATGTTGGATCCTAATGACAAAAAGGCAATGTTGGAATATTTCATGATCTTACCTCTTTACAAACTTAGTGCGATAGTCCGGACACTTTAATTCAATTTCTTTGGTCATTTCCATCAGTCGTGAATAAATGCGACCTTGGCCTCTGTCTCTCCATTCGACTAATGAATGGTTGGAAGTGAGAAGAGTGAGTTTCTCTTGTTCATAACGACTATCAATCAAATCGTATAACTTACGATTGTTGAATTCAGATTCCTTTTGGACACCAAAGTCATCAATGATAAGAACATCAACATTTGCAAATTCCTTTTCAATGGAACGTTCTTGTCCATGGGTTTCACTATCGGATTGGTAAGTATCGCGAATCGCTGATAAAAAGTCTTTGTTGACCTTTGCATATTTACAAGTGATCCCATAACGAAAGATAAGTTCGTTCAATATGACACAAGCGAGTAAGGTTTTCCCAGATCCTGTCCCACCCCAAAGATAAAATCCCTGTGGGGAAAAATCAGGGTTCTTAAATTTATGAACTAGTTCATTGGCCCAGTCATGTGCGATGATAAAGGACATATCAGGATCGTTCGCTGTATCTCCAATGTCAATTGTGGACAAAAATTGGAAACGGTACCGAGCAGGAATGTTTGCTTTTTCGACTAAATTCTCTAGGTTACGAAGGGAGAACCGGGCGTTGTGACAAACGCAAGGGAGCATTTTGTCCAATTTTCGGTCAAAAGTCATATAAGGGGGCTGCCCCTTCGACTCACAAGTGTTACAGTCGCTACCAATACAATGACATAGGACTAGAGCCCCAGAACGCGATCCTCGCACATGTTCTGCTAAGGTAATTCCGACCCCTCCACAGGTTTTACACTGCGGATTTCCGTCTCGGATGGAAGTAATTTCGGATAAATTCATCTCCAAGGAGCAATCTTCTTTAATTCACTAGGCTGTCAAGGAATGAGATTTTTTAGGTGTTTAAGGACTTATGTCCCTTTAAATCCAAGAGAATCGGAAGAAAAAGTTCATGATTAGGTTTTTTTCCGCATTAATTCGTTATTATTGACTCTTGCCATTCCGATACTTTCATTGAAGAAATAGATAAACCTATTCCTTCAAAATATTGAAAGAGACAAAAGGGTCACACGACTATGAAGATTATTAAGTATCTCCTTATTCTCCAACTGGTGTCCGGCTTCAGTGTGCTTTTCGCACAAACTCAGCCTGCGAACGCTCAAGATAGCCAAGCGGCTAAAGACCAAGTCGACGAACTTCTCAAAGGCGAACTCGTTCCTGAGAATGACGATGCGGAACTTACCGAAGACCAAAAGAAGAGAAAGAAAGAAATTATGGAACAGGAATCTCTTTGGAAGAATCCTGATTTTAAAGGGTATAACAAAACTTTCCAAGAGTTACACCAACTTTCTAAAACTTTCGCGAACAACCAATTCCGTTTGGCTCTTTCAAACTACCAATCCGGTATCAATACCGTTATGAAAAATAGAGATTGGGTTGAACAGTACCGCAAAGAAGAAGCTGAAAAGAAACGCTTAGATGAAAAATGGTACTGGCAAAAAGTAGATCGTAAATCCAGAGAAGAACGCGTAGTTTACCGTGAAAAAATGAAAGCGAAACAAGACGCTCTCAACTACTTCTCTAAAGCGATCAACCACCTTGACGAAATTAAAAACCCTGACTTAAGAGAAAGACCTGAGTTTAAAAGACTTCTTTCTGATGTTTACCGTTCTTGGGTAATGGCTGAG carries:
- a CDS encoding ATP-binding protein — translated: MNLSEITSIRDGNPQCKTCGGVGITLAEHVRGSRSGALVLCHCIGSDCNTCESKGQPPYMTFDRKLDKMLPCVCHNARFSLRNLENLVEKANIPARYRFQFLSTIDIGDTANDPDMSFIIAHDWANELVHKFKNPDFSPQGFYLWGGTGSGKTLLACVILNELIFRYGITCKYAKVNKDFLSAIRDTYQSDSETHGQERSIEKEFANVDVLIIDDFGVQKESEFNNRKLYDLIDSRYEQEKLTLLTSNHSLVEWRDRGQGRIYSRLMEMTKEIELKCPDYRTKFVKR
- the fcpA gene encoding flagellar coiling protein FcpA; translation: MKIIKYLLILQLVSGFSVLFAQTQPANAQDSQAAKDQVDELLKGELVPENDDAELTEDQKKRKKEIMEQESLWKNPDFKGYNKTFQELHQLSKTFANNQFRLALSNYQSGINTVMKNRDWVEQYRKEEAEKKRLDEKWYWQKVDRKSREERVVYREKMKAKQDALNYFSKAINHLDEIKNPDLRERPEFKRLLSDVYRSWVMAEYDLQNLPQTIPILELYIEIDDNEKEYPAHKYLASAYSFEENMIKKSKGPDDMLFKYRYKKNVHLLRATELKYGKDSPEYKHIVNVINRDEVISVAQ